A section of the Acidimicrobiia bacterium genome encodes:
- a CDS encoding GNAT family N-acetyltransferase, translated as MVDLVYTNLRPEHVPQLTQLELTCFPNADPTELLGDVEWGAYAGTFPEGVFVVLDGPAVVGAGAGILLDFDFDDPQHSIVGITGENQCGNHDPEGAWYYGTDITVHPEYRRRGIGRRLYDMRKELVQRLGKRGIIAGGHIPGFAEHKATMSAADYVGKVVAGELYDSTLSFQIENGFEVRGVLADYMHDEGTDGWSALIVWENPQYEQ; from the coding sequence ATGGTTGACCTGGTCTACACCAACCTCCGCCCTGAGCACGTCCCGCAGCTCACCCAGCTCGAGCTGACGTGCTTCCCGAATGCCGATCCCACCGAGCTTCTCGGCGACGTCGAGTGGGGGGCATACGCCGGGACGTTCCCCGAGGGCGTCTTCGTCGTGCTCGACGGGCCGGCCGTCGTCGGTGCGGGCGCCGGCATCCTGCTCGACTTCGACTTCGACGATCCTCAGCACTCGATCGTCGGGATCACGGGCGAGAACCAGTGCGGCAACCACGACCCGGAAGGCGCCTGGTACTACGGGACCGACATCACGGTGCACCCCGAGTACCGCAGGCGCGGGATAGGCCGTCGTCTCTACGATATGCGCAAGGAGTTGGTGCAGCGGCTGGGAAAGCGAGGCATCATCGCAGGCGGGCACATCCCTGGCTTTGCGGAGCACAAGGCCACGATGTCCGCCGCCGACTATGTCGGCAAGGTCGTGGCAGGTGAGCTCTATGACTCGACGCTCTCATTTCAGATCGAGAACGGCTTCGAGGTCCGGGGGGTTTTGGCGGATTACATGCATGACGAGGGGACCGACGGATGGTCGGCACTCATCGTGTGGGAGAACCCGCAGTACGAGCAGTGA
- a CDS encoding spermidine/putrescine ABC transporter substrate-binding protein, giving the protein MAVTPKRQAIRRGSLDALAAAGKIRGIDRREFLRQIGAGAVLLGGGSLLAACGVGGSGATTTQAGGTGTTAAQGEPTELNFANWPFYIDSTDEGYFETTSLADFEAETGIAINYIEEINDNDEFYGKVQAPLSQGQDIQRDIAVLTDWMAARFITRGFVEEIDKSNVPNASNLVAALQSPTFDPDRTYTLPWQSGLTALGYDPNMTGRELTSINDIFDPAFAGKVTMLTEMRDTLGLVMLGLGLDPTQATVDDAVAATQKIQEAVDSGQIRSFTGNEYTVDLASGDAWVSFAWSGDVIQLQADNPDLQFLIPEEGLMLWSDNMLIPKGARNKLAAEMWMNYAYDPRVAAKIESWVNYICPVQGAKEAIVELGEELGDDELAALADDPLIFPDEATLSRTNVFKGLAEEEETEFNELFQAVIGA; this is encoded by the coding sequence ATGGCTGTGACCCCCAAGAGGCAGGCAATCAGGCGCGGATCACTCGACGCCCTGGCGGCAGCGGGGAAGATCCGGGGCATCGACAGGCGGGAGTTCCTCAGGCAGATCGGAGCCGGGGCGGTCCTCCTGGGTGGAGGGTCTCTGCTGGCGGCGTGCGGCGTCGGAGGATCGGGAGCGACCACGACGCAGGCCGGCGGGACCGGCACGACGGCGGCGCAGGGCGAGCCGACCGAACTGAACTTCGCCAACTGGCCGTTCTACATCGACTCGACGGACGAGGGGTACTTCGAGACGACATCCCTCGCCGACTTCGAGGCGGAGACCGGGATCGCGATCAACTACATCGAGGAGATCAACGACAACGACGAGTTCTACGGCAAGGTGCAGGCCCCGCTCAGCCAGGGCCAAGACATCCAGCGCGACATCGCGGTGCTGACGGACTGGATGGCCGCCCGGTTCATCACGAGGGGCTTCGTCGAGGAGATCGACAAGTCGAACGTCCCGAACGCCTCGAATCTCGTCGCAGCCCTGCAGAGCCCGACCTTCGACCCCGATCGCACGTACACGCTTCCATGGCAGTCCGGGCTCACCGCCCTGGGCTACGACCCAAACATGACCGGCCGGGAGCTCACTTCCATCAACGACATCTTCGACCCGGCATTCGCAGGCAAGGTCACGATGCTCACCGAGATGCGCGACACCCTCGGACTGGTCATGCTCGGCCTCGGGCTCGATCCGACTCAGGCCACCGTCGACGATGCGGTTGCGGCCACGCAGAAGATCCAGGAGGCGGTCGACTCCGGCCAGATCCGGTCGTTCACGGGCAACGAGTACACCGTCGACCTGGCGAGTGGCGACGCCTGGGTCTCGTTCGCATGGTCAGGGGACGTCATCCAGCTCCAGGCGGACAACCCGGACCTCCAGTTCCTCATCCCGGAGGAGGGCCTGATGCTGTGGTCGGACAACATGCTCATCCCGAAGGGCGCCAGGAACAAGCTGGCGGCCGAGATGTGGATGAACTATGCGTACGACCCGCGCGTGGCGGCCAAGATCGAGAGCTGGGTGAACTACATCTGTCCCGTTCAGGGGGCCAAGGAGGCGATCGTCGAGCTCGGAGAGGAGCTGGGAGACGACGAGCTGGCGGCGCTGGCGGACGATCCGCTCATCTTCCCGGACGAGGCAACCCTCTCGAGGACGAATGTCTTCAAGGGGCTCGCGGAGGAGGAAGAGACCGAGTTCAACGAGCTGTTCCAGGCCGTGATCGGCGCATGA
- a CDS encoding ABC transporter ATP-binding protein, whose amino-acid sequence MTAAPERISPATAVEPAAVELINVTKLFGDAPAVDDLTLTIDENRFFALLGPSGCGKTTTLRMVGGFEEPTSGEIRLHGEPVVGLKPYKRPVNTVFQSYALFPHLSIFENVAFGLRRRGVEKGDIGRRVDDMLELVQLPGMSKRKPTQLSGGQRQRVALARALINHPRVLLLDEPLGALDLKLRKEMQIELKRIQNEVGITFVHVTHDQEEAMTMADTIAVMSHGRIRRLGSPTEIYDDPRSAFVAGFLGASNMLAGTVGGNDEVALADGTRLHVASGHGRRPGDALRIGVRPEKVGVFEPGTAGLPANVVEGTVTDASFIGVSTHYIIHSVLGADISAVVQNVGGSSFRPGDRVALGWNPEHSFVVDDD is encoded by the coding sequence GTGACCGCAGCACCGGAGCGCATCTCGCCGGCCACGGCCGTCGAGCCCGCCGCCGTCGAGCTGATCAACGTGACCAAGCTCTTCGGCGACGCGCCGGCCGTCGACGACCTGACGTTGACGATCGACGAGAACCGGTTCTTCGCCCTCCTCGGGCCGTCCGGTTGCGGGAAGACCACGACGCTGAGGATGGTCGGAGGCTTCGAGGAGCCGACGTCCGGGGAGATCCGCCTCCACGGCGAGCCGGTCGTCGGGCTGAAGCCGTACAAGCGGCCCGTGAACACGGTGTTCCAGAGCTATGCCCTCTTCCCGCACCTCTCGATCTTCGAGAACGTCGCCTTCGGGCTGAGGCGGCGCGGGGTGGAGAAGGGCGACATCGGGAGGCGTGTCGACGACATGCTCGAGCTCGTCCAGCTCCCCGGCATGTCGAAGCGCAAGCCGACCCAGCTCTCCGGCGGTCAGCGCCAGCGGGTCGCCCTGGCGAGGGCGCTCATCAACCACCCTCGGGTGCTGTTGCTCGACGAGCCGCTCGGTGCTCTCGACCTGAAGCTCCGCAAGGAGATGCAGATCGAGCTGAAGAGGATCCAGAACGAGGTCGGGATCACCTTCGTCCACGTCACCCACGACCAGGAGGAGGCCATGACGATGGCCGACACGATCGCGGTGATGAGTCATGGGAGGATCCGCAGGCTCGGTTCACCGACCGAGATCTACGACGATCCCCGGTCGGCCTTCGTCGCCGGGTTCCTCGGGGCGTCGAACATGCTGGCTGGGACGGTGGGCGGGAACGACGAGGTGGCCCTCGCCGACGGCACCCGGCTGCACGTGGCGTCGGGGCACGGACGCCGCCCCGGCGACGCCCTCAGGATCGGCGTGCGGCCCGAGAAGGTCGGGGTGTTCGAACCCGGCACAGCCGGGCTGCCGGCCAACGTGGTCGAAGGCACCGTGACCGACGCCTCGTTCATCGGCGTGAGCACCCACTACATCATCCATTCCGTGCTGGGCGCCGACATCTCGGCCGTCGTGCAGAACGTAGGTGGCTCGTCGTTCCGGCCCGGAGACAGGGTTGCGCTCGGCTGGAATCCGGAGCACTCCTTCGTGGTCGATGACGACTGA
- a CDS encoding ABC transporter permease, with translation MTTEAARRPPGWARWIRAKLGRRAVPYLLLIPGGLWLLAFYVIPVAQLAGVSLQEPLQAGNPQAGYELTWRWANYSDAFSDFSGQFYRSFLYAGVATIAALLIAYPLAYAIAFRGGRYKNLLLVLVLMPFLTPFLLRTLAWKVILADSGWVVEGMQSIGLLPSNGRLLATGWAVIAGITYNFLAFMTLPLYVSLEKIDPSLIEAANDLYASPATAFRKVTLPLSMPGVVAGTLLTFIPAAGDYINAQLLGNPQQFMIGNVIDSRFLRVLDYPTAAALSFTLMLVILALIIPYVRAAGTEELVA, from the coding sequence ATGACGACTGAAGCGGCGCGGCGGCCTCCCGGCTGGGCACGGTGGATTCGCGCCAAGCTGGGCCGGCGCGCCGTCCCGTACCTGCTCCTCATCCCCGGCGGCCTGTGGCTGCTCGCCTTCTACGTCATCCCGGTCGCCCAGCTCGCCGGCGTCTCGCTCCAGGAGCCGCTCCAGGCGGGCAACCCCCAGGCCGGCTACGAGCTGACCTGGCGCTGGGCGAACTACTCGGATGCCTTCAGCGACTTCAGCGGACAGTTCTACCGTTCGTTCCTCTACGCCGGCGTGGCGACCATTGCCGCCCTCCTCATCGCATACCCGCTGGCGTACGCCATCGCCTTCAGAGGGGGCCGTTACAAGAACCTGCTCCTCGTCCTGGTGCTCATGCCTTTCCTGACGCCGTTCCTGCTGAGGACGCTTGCCTGGAAGGTGATCCTCGCCGACTCGGGCTGGGTCGTGGAGGGGATGCAATCGATCGGGCTGCTCCCCAGCAACGGGAGGCTGCTCGCCACCGGGTGGGCCGTGATCGCAGGCATCACCTACAACTTCCTCGCCTTCATGACGCTGCCGCTGTACGTGTCGCTCGAGAAGATCGACCCGTCCCTCATCGAGGCGGCCAACGACCTGTACGCCAGCCCGGCGACCGCCTTCCGGAAGGTCACCTTGCCTCTGTCGATGCCCGGCGTCGTTGCCGGCACCCTGCTCACGTTCATCCCGGCTGCCGGCGACTACATCAATGCCCAGCTGCTCGGCAACCCGCAGCAGTTCATGATCGGCAACGTCATCGACAGCAGGTTCCTGCGCGTCCTCGACTACCCGACGGCCGCCGCGCTGTCGTTCACGCTGATGCTCGTCATCC